CCTGTACATACCCTACAAAGGTGAAAATCAATTGAGCGTTGGCTCCAGCCTTCAACTTGTACTCGCCATTCACATCTGTAACAGTTCCGGTAGTAGTCCCTTCTACAAGAATGGATACTCCAGGCAAAGTCTCACCATTACTGGCTGATGTAACCTTCCCTGATACAGTTACTTCAGACTGTCCAAACAATTGCGAATGCATTGTAAGAGACAGAAACAGAAGCAGAAAGAGAATGGATTTGAAATGTAGATGTTTTTTCATTGGCAGTTAAAATGGGTTTAATTCAAATCAACCACCGAATATCAATATAGTACTTTTTAAATAAAAGTTTTAGAATAACTAATTTCTATGCAAACGTTTGAAATCGTTTTTGTCCAACTCCGAAAAGAAATTATCATGATCTCCGGGACGAATCCCGCACAATTAATTCCGAATCCAGGACACAGTTTTGAGGAGAGACAGAGGAAGAACCTGATGTCAGGGACTCGATAAACAGACGGGCCGCTTCTGTTCCAATTTGCTTGCTCTGACGTTTCACAGAAGTGAGTGGTGGCTGAAAATATTCTGCTATAGGACTATTATCAAATCCAACTAAAGCAATATCTGTTGGCACATTCAACTTATATTCCTTAATGACTTTTAATGCACCAAAACAAACCTGATCATTTACACCAAATATGCCATCTGGCCTATCTTTCAGATTCAAAAGGTATTGTGTAGGCTTTAAGCCACTCTCTATATTGAAATTAGTCTCTGTTATCAATGCCTTATCTACAGGCAAGTGATGATCATTCAGACAATCAATATATCCTTTATAACGCTGTTCTGCTACTGTAAGCCCCTTCGGCCCTCGTAAGTGTGCAATTCGCTTGCAACCTACTTCAATCAAATGTTGAGTAGCTCTGTAAGCCCCCTGATAATCATTTATTGTAACTCCAAAAGCTGAAAAATGATCATATTCACGATCTATAAATACCAGTGGAATGTTCCGTTTTAGTACCTGTTCCAAATGGGAATGATCTTTGGAATCGTAGGTTTCCTGAGACACAGACATAAAAATGGCATCTACCCGATTGGACAGAAGTCGATCTACATACTCCTTTTCCAGTATCTGACTCTCATTGGTGATACATATATTTACCAGATATCCCAATGGCTGCAACACAGACTGCAGTCCATTTACCATAGCAGCTTCATGAAAATGGCTGATATTGGGCAGAATTACTCCTATTATTTTGGTTGATTTATTCAGAAGGCTCAACGAAACGGAATTTTTTTGATATCCCATTCGTCGGGCATATTCCTGTATAGTATTTCTTGTTTCAATATTGATTAAAGGATGATTGTTTAATGCTCTCGATACAGTAGAAGGAGAACACTTAAACTTTTGAGCAATATCTTTAATCGTAATTATTTTTGGCGTTGAATGCAATGACATACTTTTAATGAAATAATACTTGTTAGACTTAATCCCTCTCAAGAATATTTGTATCGTGGTAACAGCTCAAACAAATTGCCAGATCCTATACAGGCACTAATTCTCTGTTACCAAAAAATACCCAATAGAACAATCAACTTCTTTTGCCATGAATTTATTACAATAAATACAATTTATCCAAAATAATATATTCAGACAAAAATTGTATTTTATCTAGATAACACATATTGGTAATATATTAGGCTACTATTGATAAGGATAACCTTGATAATCAGAAGGTAAATGAGTATTAGTAACAAAAGTATGTGTAACTGGTTAAAAATAATGAGTTATAGGGGAAGCATATATTCTACCTAGAATATAAGATAGCACGCATTTTACATACAATAACAGAAGAATCTTACACCCATAACCATATATAGGGTATGGTCAAAATGATTCTGTAATTAAGAATATCTGAGTTTTTATGTAAAGTTTTATAATTGCTATTTTTTTGATAAGCTTCTTCTAAAGAAATCTAAGTCTGCTAAGTACGTTTTACTTAAACTATAGATTAGTTTATCCTATCTTTCAGATCTGTGAATTACCAGGCACTTAGCCTGTATGCGAATTGCCCGCAATCACGTTTGTAGTAGTAGAGAGCCCGTAATTTAATAAGAGAATCCAACCAATCTACTCATACAAGTAAACTTGTCACAAACAAGATTGTTTAGAAATTAGGTATACTTTAATACTAACAAATATTTTCTACAAAACCTAATTACATAAACAAAACATTATCAGTCTGTTACGGAATCTATCATCATTCACTCAAAGATTATAATCGTTTATACTTGGTATAAACTAAAACAACCATAGTCCGTCCGAAAACCCAGCAAATCGTTTACAAACTTTGGTCTTGCAGTTTTTACACTATGTTCTATCTGAAAGTTGTATAGAAAGGTCTTGTTCAGAAAGTCAAAAACAAAGGCTTTCTTGTTTTGAACTATAACCAATTTGGATTGGTCTCCATTGAAACAAAACCAACTAGCTTGCTGAGAATGTGACGGAATTTGTAATTCAGACATTGCTAATTCATTACCGTTGACAAGGTCAAAATAACGGATACTCCATGGCCACCCATATGATCTAACAACCAGGATGGTATCGTTTTCGGCAAATTCCATTTGAGAGATTACGCCAAATTCACCTGTGATGTGCTTCACTACTTTATCATCCGATACCTGTATCACTTTAATTTCATTTTCCTGATTGTGAAATGCAATCCATTGTCCATTCTTTGACAAAACAACTTCAAATGGTAGATGTCCTCTAACAATTTCAACATCAAAAGTATGTTTAAGAAGAACTGTATCCTTATCAAAAACATATAATTGGGGATGAGAACCAAAAGCGTATCTTTCAGATGAAACAGAAATAAAGCTTACTGGTTTACTAAATCCTTTTGTCAAACTATTGAACTTTTTGGTGGCTAGTGAATACTCAAAAATAAAATGATCTGTATCCAGTAATAGTGCATCCTTTACAGCATTATACTGTATATCCCATGCAAGTATCTTGGGCAATTCGATGGTTTCTATGAGATTCCCTTCTATATCTATCAGTGACAAAAAATCTTTCTGATCAGCTGCGGTCTTAAACCAGCCATGTTTATATACATAAATTCCATTGGGAGTAGTATCAAAAGCTAAACAACCTGTATATCCGGAGCCTACATAATAATGTAAAACGGGTTCTCCTATGGAAGCATTTTTATTTCTTAATACAAATCCCTTCTTCAGTAGTTCCCATTCCTTTTTAGAAAAGAAAGTTAATGCCTCTGCTGAAGTGGCGAACTCTTTTTCTGTAGCCTTTGACTTGCTGTCCTTTATATTTTCAATTAGTACCTTATTGGAATAGAGAATAAGAATACATTCTTTTCCAGATTGGGTATCAACTAGTGTATGCTTTTTTTCAATGTTCATTGTCCTGTACAGATAGAGAATAACAATGTGAGATCGTGGAAAGCTAAAAAATAATTATGAACACACCACAAAGTCCTTGAGATAAGAGAAGTACAAAGACCAGTATACTACTCTATCTGTTTTTATAAAACTCAGCTCACATAAAACTTCTTTTTGAAGAGAAATATTTTCTTAATTTTGATAAATACACATAATATCCCAACCACTCTCAGATAAACCAAACGTGTATGTCACTTATCAATGGCTCAGATTTTTGGAACATCATTATTCTACTGGGCGCTGTTCAGGGATTTATTTTAAGTTTCCTTGTATGGAAGGGCAAAGGAAGCAGTAAGTTATCCAATCGCTTACTGGCTACACTTATTTTTCTGCTGGCGTTGGCCTGCTCTAACTTATACATTAGTGAATCCGGCATGGAAGAAGAGTATGCCACCCTTCAGGTTATACAACAGTTGCTACCACTCATTCTTATTATGCCAGTAGGTCCCTTGATCTATTTCTATGTACAATCTGTCACAGAGGTAAATTTTCAATTGGATACAAAACGCTGGCTGCACTTTCTTCCTACCGGTATTGACTTATTTCCCAAACTACTGGTATGGATAGCATTGGCAGGGCTTCTAATGCAACAACTGCAAGAAGAAACAGTCAAAGGCTGGGGTGATTTTATTGATGCATATAACACATATATGGATATTCCTCGCTGGCTCTCGCTGACAGTATATGTATTAGTTGCCAGACACTATCTTATTCGTAAGCTACCATCACAAGCAGAGTCTGACAATAGTCAGCGAAAATGGTTGGGCCAGTTTTTGAATGCTTTTTTGCTATTTCAAGGTATTTGGTTACTATTTCTTATTCCCTATATCAATCCTTCTACCCGAAATACCTTGCTGGATGATATGAGTTATTATCCTATCTATATTCCATTGGCGATTCTGGTGTACTGGCTTGGTTTTAAAAGTTATATACATATCAGACTACAAACAGAAGCACCCCCATCACAGCCAGAGACAATTGCACAACAGCCTATGTTGGTTACTACGCCATCCTTTACATCAGAAGAAATTACTGATTATATCGATTCACTGAGGAAGGTTATGGAAAAAGAGAAACTCTATCTGGAACCGACTCTTCATCTGCAAATGCTGGCTACTCATACAGCTATTCCGCAGAAAACAATTTCCTATATCCTTAACAACTATCTCCACAAAAGTTTCAATGAGTTTATCAATGAGTACCGGATTGAAGAAGTAAAAAAACGCCTGTTGGAAAAAGACAATACACATCTCACCATCGTGGGTATTGCACTAGATTGTGGTTTTAACTCTCAGGCAACTTTTCAACGTGCCTTTAAAAATAGCACAGGTGTATCTCCCAGAGAATATTTATCGATACAATCGCAGGAATCTGCCTGAAAGTAGTTATCAAATCCGGATTTGAGTAGATTTCGAGTCGCCATTTTGGTTGTATTGCTGCACACACAACCCATGTATACTATGCAACCCAATTATCGGCTTACACTCTTTTTATGGATCATCCTGCTATTCACTGCAATCAGCCCTGCAATGTCTCAGGAATCTTTTCTGACTATTACAGGCAGAGTAACTTCCCAACAAACCAACCAGCCTCTCCCCTATGCTAACATAGGTATTATCGGCAAGAGCCTCGGTACAGTCACCAATGCAGAAGGAAATTTTATTTTTAAGATACCAGCGTCCTATAGTCGTGATAGTCTGAAAATATCACAGATTGGCTATGAGTCTGTAACCAGAGCTGTTAAAGATGTACAAGGAAAAAAGAACCATATTACATTACAGGAAGCTCCCATCCAATTGGCTGAAGTTCATGTACATGCCAAAAGCAAAACAGGTCTGGAAATCATAAAGGAAGCTATTGCGGCTATTCCAACCAATTATGATACCTCAGCTATTCAACTTCTGGCTTTTTATAGAGAAACGATCCAGTTAGATACTAGCCAGATTACTCATACAGAATCTGTATTGGAAGTAAAACAACATCCCGGTAAAGAAAAAGAGGAGGGTTTAAAGATAAAAATCTTGAAAGAGCGAAAAAGTAGACCAGATACTACGCTTTATACCAAAGACCCCCGTTTTTATTATTGGATACAGCTAAATAATGGTGCTCGAAACACATTAACTTCCAGTAATGTGTTTCAGGTTGATATAAAGCGTCACAAACGATTCTTTCTAAATAGCCGGAATTTTAAACACTATACATTTACGCTCCAAGGTATTGTTTCTGATAGAGAACGGAGGATGTATGTAATTGAAGTTACTCCGAAAAAGAAAAGTAGTAAAGCTTATATACAAGGGAAACTATATATAGATATACAATCGCTAGCCTTTACCCAATGGGATCTCGAATTGTCTCCTCAAGGGATTGAGCTGGAAAACAATCGGAACTTTTTCTGGAAGAGTATTGGGCGCATGGTTATGAAAGCGAATTTAAAAATATCAAGCTTTAAAGAAGTTCTCCATTTTGATCAGTATCAAGGCAAGTGGTATATAAAAGATATACGACGCCATTTTCTGGCAGATGTCAATAGCAAAAGCCGTCATCTGGAAAACAGTGTCTGGAAAACAGATTTGCTTCTGACAGTGACAGATATTGCCAGATCTGCCACACCTGAAACAAAGATTTATACTTCTGCCGATTCTGTTAGCCCAAAACTAAACAAAGGTGATTTCTGGGGACAATTCAATATCATTCAACCTGCTTCTAAAGATACGCTTGGAACAGTTGGACAAAAAACAGATTCCATCCCTGTCAAAAAAATGAGCCAGGCTATTCCAGTAAAGCCATCAAACCGCGAAAATGGCTTTACACGTGCAGATACTTTGCGAGGCAAACTCACTCCTTTACGTACCTGTTACGATGTCACCTTTTACAAGCTGGATATAGATGTAGACATAGAACACAAATTTATCTCAGGGAGTACTGTCATTCGGTTCAGTGTACAACAGCCGTTTACAAAGATGCAGGTAGACTTATATGATAACATGCAGATTCATCAGATTGTATACAAAGGAAAAACGTTACCGTATATACGAGAATACAATGCAGTGTTCATTCAGTTTCCGGAAATGCTGCCTATACATACGAATCAGGAGATTACGATTCAGTATTCAGGCAATCCGAAAGAGCCCAATCGGGATATTTCTATGGATGGGGGATTCTTATGGTCTAAAGATGCCAATGGAGATCCCTGGGTGCAGGTAGTGTGCCAGGGATCAGGAGCAAGTCTATGGTGGCCAAACAAAGATCACTTATCAGATGAACCAGATAGTGTTAGCATTGCCGTCACAGTACCACAAGGCCTGCTGAATATTTCCAATGGACGCCTCCGAAAGACCACTCAACTCTCCAATCACAAAACCCGCTACGAATGGTTTGTCAGCTATCCTATTAACAATTACAATGTAACACTGAATATTGGAAAGTATGCCCATCTGCAGGGCCATTATATTACGTCTGATACATTGACACTGGACTTCTATGTAATGCCTTATAATCTGGAAAAAGGAAAGATAATTTTTGATCGTATCAAACCTATGTTAGCGACTCTTGAAAAGCAATACGGCAAATATCCTTTCCCACGTGATGGATTCAAACTAATGGAATCGTTACATGCTATGGAACATCAGAGTGCGGTTTCATTTGGAAAAATGCCAGAAGGAGATAGTGAGGAGATGTCAACTGCTCCCTTAAGTATAGTATGGCATGAAGTTTCTCATGAATGGTGGGGTAATCAGGTTAGTTGCAGCGACCTTGCCGACATGTGGATTCATGAAGCCTTTGCTACATATTCAGAAAGTTTACCTTTTGCAGAAAAGTTTGGCAAAAAAGGGGAACAGGAATACATGGAAAGTTTAACAGGACAAGTTATTGAACAGCAACCTATCATTGGGGTATATGATGTAAACCATATTCATTACAATATCGGTGATATGTACGAAAAAGGAGCACTGATGTTATATACATTCAAAAATGTGCTCAACAATGACGCCTGCTGGGCAGAAATCCTGCAGGGTATTCAGAAGGATTTCCGAAACAAGACTGTTTGCACCAATGACATTGTACAATACATCAATACCAAAACCAATACAGATT
The DNA window shown above is from Xanthocytophaga agilis and carries:
- a CDS encoding LacI family DNA-binding transcriptional regulator; translated protein: MSLHSTPKIITIKDIAQKFKCSPSTVSRALNNHPLINIETRNTIQEYARRMGYQKNSVSLSLLNKSTKIIGVILPNISHFHEAAMVNGLQSVLQPLGYLVNICITNESQILEKEYVDRLLSNRVDAIFMSVSQETYDSKDHSHLEQVLKRNIPLVFIDREYDHFSAFGVTINDYQGAYRATQHLIEVGCKRIAHLRGPKGLTVAEQRYKGYIDCLNDHHLPVDKALITETNFNIESGLKPTQYLLNLKDRPDGIFGVNDQVCFGALKVIKEYKLNVPTDIALVGFDNSPIAEYFQPPLTSVKRQSKQIGTEAARLFIESLTSGSSSVSPQNCVLDSELIVRDSSRRS
- a CDS encoding carboxypeptidase-like regulatory domain-containing protein produces the protein MQPNYRLTLFLWIILLFTAISPAMSQESFLTITGRVTSQQTNQPLPYANIGIIGKSLGTVTNAEGNFIFKIPASYSRDSLKISQIGYESVTRAVKDVQGKKNHITLQEAPIQLAEVHVHAKSKTGLEIIKEAIAAIPTNYDTSAIQLLAFYRETIQLDTSQITHTESVLEVKQHPGKEKEEGLKIKILKERKSRPDTTLYTKDPRFYYWIQLNNGARNTLTSSNVFQVDIKRHKRFFLNSRNFKHYTFTLQGIVSDRERRMYVIEVTPKKKSSKAYIQGKLYIDIQSLAFTQWDLELSPQGIELENNRNFFWKSIGRMVMKANLKISSFKEVLHFDQYQGKWYIKDIRRHFLADVNSKSRHLENSVWKTDLLLTVTDIARSATPETKIYTSADSVSPKLNKGDFWGQFNIIQPASKDTLGTVGQKTDSIPVKKMSQAIPVKPSNRENGFTRADTLRGKLTPLRTCYDVTFYKLDIDVDIEHKFISGSTVIRFSVQQPFTKMQVDLYDNMQIHQIVYKGKTLPYIREYNAVFIQFPEMLPIHTNQEITIQYSGNPKEPNRDISMDGGFLWSKDANGDPWVQVVCQGSGASLWWPNKDHLSDEPDSVSIAVTVPQGLLNISNGRLRKTTQLSNHKTRYEWFVSYPINNYNVTLNIGKYAHLQGHYITSDTLTLDFYVMPYNLEKGKIIFDRIKPMLATLEKQYGKYPFPRDGFKLMESLHAMEHQSAVSFGKMPEGDSEEMSTAPLSIVWHEVSHEWWGNQVSCSDLADMWIHEAFATYSESLPFAEKFGKKGEQEYMESLTGQVIEQQPIIGVYDVNHIHYNIGDMYEKGALMLYTFKNVLNNDACWAEILQGIQKDFRNKTVCTNDIVQYINTKTNTDYTYFFNQYLRYASIPALSVKYKMKGSSLVLSYKWIADVTDFRMPIRVTTAREKFGLIYPTTQWKTLTLPDMEPTDFDVDDTRFYVNVEEEEIY
- a CDS encoding helix-turn-helix domain-containing protein, with the translated sequence MSLINGSDFWNIIILLGAVQGFILSFLVWKGKGSSKLSNRLLATLIFLLALACSNLYISESGMEEEYATLQVIQQLLPLILIMPVGPLIYFYVQSVTEVNFQLDTKRWLHFLPTGIDLFPKLLVWIALAGLLMQQLQEETVKGWGDFIDAYNTYMDIPRWLSLTVYVLVARHYLIRKLPSQAESDNSQRKWLGQFLNAFLLFQGIWLLFLIPYINPSTRNTLLDDMSYYPIYIPLAILVYWLGFKSYIHIRLQTEAPPSQPETIAQQPMLVTTPSFTSEEITDYIDSLRKVMEKEKLYLEPTLHLQMLATHTAIPQKTISYILNNYLHKSFNEFINEYRIEEVKKRLLEKDNTHLTIVGIALDCGFNSQATFQRAFKNSTGVSPREYLSIQSQESA